GACACATACTaacaaatacgagtagtaAATAAATTAAGTAAATCACAGGATTTTTCATTCTATGATAAATTCTACATGTCCAAGTATCTGCCACGCTTGGCATTCTGTGTAGGGCGCCCAGGTCTGATGGCCCTGCGCCATGACTCGACCGACTGCGCCAAGATCGGCCATACCACGGTTTCGATGAGTCGCAGTCTGCGGAAGACGTCGCCGTCGGCCTACAAGATCCTACGCAACACCGTCGCCAAGTTGGAGCAGATGATAGGCATGGGCCACCGGGTCAGGCTAAACGAAAAGGAGCTGGCGGCCAACGCTGTGATCATGGCAGTGAAGAAAGAAGAGATAAAGAGAGGCCTGCTCGATCCATCCAAGTTCTCGCCGGGCCAGCACATCTTCCAGACGCTGAACCACATCCGCAAGTCACCGATCTTCAACATCCTCAAGAAAATGCCCAAGGGAGGCGTGCTGCACGCCCATGACACGGCCCTGTGCAGCACGGAGTTCCTCATCGAGCTTACGTACCGCGAGAACCTGTGGATCTGCACCACGGACAAGGGCTGCAAGGCGATTGCCTTTCGCTTCGCTCTGGAAAAGCCCACCATGAAGGCCATCGAGGCCTGCAGCTGGGAGCCGATGGAGGACTTTCGCCAACGGCACGGCGAGGAGAATGTCCGGCGATACTTTCAGCAGCGCTTCAGTATGTATCCCTTATCTAACTTCACGTCGAACAACCAGGCCTGGAGCCACTTCATGGGCATTTTCATTCTCCTCGACGGTCTCCTTTGTTACGCCCCCGTTTGGGGCGACTATTACTACAACGCCCTGAAGGAGTTCTACGAGGACGGGGTGCAGTATCTCGAGTTGAGATccctgctgccgccgctctACTGCATCGGCGGCGAGATTTTGGATATCAGGGATACGGTGGCCATTTACGAGGCCGAGATGGAACGTTTCAAGGCCTCGCATCCGGACTTCATTGGCTCCAAGCTGATCTATGCCCCGCTGCGAGGAGTCGAGCCCAAGGTGGtggaggaatatgtaaaaactGCGGCGGATCTGAATGTAGGTTCTATTTATTCCTTAAAAACCCACTCTTACTTATTCTTTCCACCCATTTGTAGAAAGAATTTCCAGATTTCATGATTGGCTTTGACCTGGTCGGCCAGGAGGAGCTGGGGCGACCGCTCATCGAGTTTGTGGAGCCGCTGCTGAAGATGCCCGAGCACATCAACTTCTACTTCCACGCGGGCGAGACAAACTGGTTCGGATCGCCCATCGATGAGAACCTGATCGATGCTATCCTGCTGGGCACGAAGCGCATTGGCCACGGCTATGCCATCACCAAGCACACGCTTTCCATGCAGCTGTGCCGCCTGCTCGACATCGCCATAGAGGTGTGCCCTGTCTCCAACCAGGTGCTGCAGCTGGGCGTCGACTATCGCAACCATCCGGCGGCCCTGATGATAGCCGCAAATGTGCCCATTGTCATCTCCTCCGACGATCCCTCGTTCTGGCGTGTTGCCCCACTGTCGCACGACTTCTACTTTGCCTTTCTGGGGATAGCACCGATGCAGGCGGATCTGAGGTTCCTAAAGTGCCTAGCCCTCAACTCGATCAGGTACAGCGCCTTGAAGGGAGAGGAGAAAGACGAGGCCTTCAGCAAGTGGCAGAAACTCTGGGATAAATGGATCGATAATGTGATATCGAACAAATGAATCAAAGTGAATGATTTTGTGAATATTTGGTAAAAACTCGGAGTACGTTTCATTAAATTTCGCATTTATTTTATGTGTATATCGTTTGCATTTCTCGGGCCTCGCACGGTTGGCCGTACAGCTCCGATGCTAGCTAAGAGTTGACTTTAGTCTGAAACTTACATCGATACTCGTACAATTGATATGGCTATGGGTGTGGTGGATAAGCTGCGTTCATTAAATGACTTAAATCAGGGGATAATCCAGGGGATATGTATGTCTGGTTCGTGGGACTAGTAAGAGGGAACTATGGCCAGGGTGGTCGCCATGGAGATGCCTCCTCCGCAGCCAGCACCCTGGCTATTCATTTACATTCATTTATTGTAGCCATCTAAATTCTTTGTTAAGCTTACATATGTCCTCCTCAAGCAGAGTCTTACACATTTAAAGATAGGGCTTACGTGTAGATCTGAATACAAGTGAGTATATAGCACAGTTATAACTTGAATGCACACGAATTAGCAGTAAGTTGCTTTCCAGGGTTTATGGATTTTTGGTACCGTCCGTTCCCGTTCCTATTCCCCTGTCGGCAATTTAGACCAAAATACGCTTTGCTTCTCAAATTGTTCAAGCCATTTACatctattaaaaaaaaattaatattgctaagtacatatgtatgtatgtatgtttataaGTAGGTTATTATTATATCGGGGAAATATTCTTATTTGCGTCTTTGCCTTTCTTAGATgcttgcaaaaatatttggaaatatttGACTAGTGTTtcatttttgctttgttttgttttgtcctGTCTTGCGGTGTATATTCTGCCCTTGGGTTTCGATTATCCCTATCATTCACATACCCAAACTTACGGCCTCGATATGTTCAAATCCTAAGTATAACTTGCATCACCATCGaatttccactccactcgcGTATTCGTACTCTTTACAATCAtcaccatccatccattacatccatccacccatccatccatccatccatctatcgaTCCATCCATTGGGAATGGTCTTTTTAAGTATCGCTATGCTGTACAAATCTTAAACTCTACTCTCCCCAAGCCTACACCTTCTGATCCCATTCCTACTTCTGCTTTATCCAGAGGTTCCTCCTCATCCTTTAACCAGAGGCTCCTACTGATTCCTTTCTTCTTTCCCTGGCCTTTCCCGATCGACTTTTCTTCTATCGCAAATAAGATTTATGTTCGGGCTATGTGAAATGTTGCCAgtgttgctgatgttgcttctgttcattttgctgctgctgcttttgacGTAGTTTAGCGGTCTTCCAACTGGTCTCGCCCACGCTCAACGGATAGGGTATAATATCAGGCTGTTGTTCCGAGGAAGAGTTGTCTATATCGTTGTGGTCTATATCCATGTTGCTGTTAGCCACATCCGCTGTCGcatcgttgtcgtcgttgttggTTTGCTCATTTGGCTCGCCATTATTTTCGTGGttgtgccgctgccgctgcatctgcctcggcctcggcaCCGGTTTCTGTTGGCCTTCATTAATATGGTTTTTGTAATTGTTATAACCATATTTATTCGTGTTAGACATGTTGTCATGGGGTATGTTACTGCTGATGTTGCTCCTGTCACCATTGCAATGCTGCGTGTGCGAAAAGACATAGACGAACGAGGGGAAAAACGtgttaaattttaatataaattcagTAATAATGgaaatatgcatatttatgggcATTCTATTACATTTCAGGCCCCTGTTGGTTAAACAAATATAATTATGAAACAATTTGCAGGCCCCTGCTTGAATATTTCGAATATTTGATAATTTAACTATTGATATTTGCTCGTTATATAtgttcatacatatttatatgtacatatgtagatacgAGTGCCTTTAAGATTATTTTCGCTGTATTAAAGTATACCCCTTGGGGACTGCAGATAACACAGATAGAGCACAACCACAAGAACTGCAAAACTGGCACAGACAAAGGGCTAGATAAAGActaaaaacagaaacaatagAATACGAAATATAGGAACTAACAGGGCTTTGGTCCATGGAAAAATTTTCTGGCTATTAATGTATGTATAGCTAATTATTATCTCTCTATTACATAAAAGGTTCTTAAGGTGTTATGTTATTAGAAGCAGTATTAGTAGTACAGCTTTGATATTCGAGCTTGGGTTGCACACGAAATTGTTAGAACTGCAGTTGATGTACTGATGGGGGACTGGCTTGTCCCCTATCTAGCCGATAAGCGATAATGTACCCCCGATATAAGTAGTATATAGTAGCTTCATACAATGGTAAAAGAAATAATGGgacaatgccaatgccatgATAGCAACAAACAACCGCAAAAAGATAGGCCAGCAAATCGGGAGCATATAAAGCAACACTTTTTCGCAAAGTGTATCATAAGTCGCTACTCGATCAGCACGCTGGAAGAACAATCTCTGCAGCCCTTAAGAAAGATGAGCCTCTGCACAGCACCTCCAGCCATCGTCCCCCGATCGATGTGGGGCAAGAACAAGGAAACCGCACGCATTGTGATCATCGGAGCCGGAGCCTCGGGCATTGCGGCTGCCACCCGTTTGCTTGAGCAGGGATTCAGGAACGTACGGATACTGGAGGCCGAGGATCGCATCGGGGGACGCATCCACACGATCCCATTCGCGGATAATGCCATCGATCTGGGCGCCCAGTGGTGCCACGGCGAGCAGGGAAACGTGGTATACGAGCGGGTCAAGGAATTGGATCTCCTCGACAGGACAGGCAACCCTACCATGCACTTTTTTCGCTCAAACAAGGAAACGCTTGGTGAGGATCAAGCGAAGGCTCTCAAGAACTTCATGGATGCCTCGTCTACCCTGACGGACGCCGACTACGAAGGCTCTGTGGGTGATTACCTGACCCAGAAGTACTGGAAGGAGTTCCCAACCATGGACCGCGTCGTTGCCAAGGAGATCCTAGACTGCATCAAGAAAATGATCTGCAGCTCTGACGCCTGCGATCACCTCTTTGAACTGTCCCCGCAAAACCATCTGACCTTCGCCGAGAGCGAGGGTGATCCAAACCTCAACTGGCGGGGCAAGGGCTACAAGCAGTTCCTCAGAGTCCTGATGAATGTCCAGGACGATGATCCAGAGGATCTGGGCGTGCTCAAAGGACACGTTCTGTTCAACAAGCGCATTGCCGAGATCAACTGGGAGGGAGCCGACGAGCTGATGATCCGCTGCTGGAATGGGGAGATTCTCACAGCGGATCACGTCATCTGCACCGTCTCCCTGGGAGTACTGAAGGAGCAGCATAGAAATCTCTTTGTGCCCAACCTCCCCGCGGCAAAGGTGCGGGCTATCGACGGCCTCAAGCTGGGAACGGTGGACAAGTTCTTATTGGAGTTTTCCGAACAGCCAATGCCAGAGAGTTTGCTGAGCTTCAACTTCCTCTGGCTGGAGGCCGATCTTTTGGAGCTGCGTGGCACCGAGAACTTTTGGCTGGAGGGAATCTGCGGCTTCCATCGCGTTGGTCATCAGCCCCGTCTGATCGAAGGCTGGATAATTGGAGCCCATGCCCGTCACATGGAGACGCTGACCGAGGAGAAAGTGCTCCTGGGCTTGCTTTGGCTCTTCCGCAAGTTCCTGTCCTTCGATGTGCCCCATCCGAAGCGCTTCCTGCGCAGTCAGTGGCACTCCCATCCCAATTTTCGCGGCAGCTATAGCTTCCAACCCACGTACGCGGACGAGCTGCGGACGGGTCGCTGGGACCTGGAGTCCCCGCTGGCGGATGTCTCCGGCCGTCCTCGATTGCAATTCGCTGGTGAGGCTtcgagcaggacccacttcaGCACGGTGCATGGGGCCGTAGAAACGGGCTGGCGTGAGGCGGATCGCCTGAATGAGTTTTATAAGGTCAGAGCCTAATCATAGCCTGAAATTATATGTGTATTGGAGCCCCGTTGCATGCACTGGTTAATCGAATAAAACATCTTAGAGACAAAGAAATAAACTCCAACCAAGTTAGTTAGTAAGACAATTAAGACAAAAGTTCCACTTCTAGCCGTGTTCCAGCTGCCAGACACTCACACCATCCCTACTCCAGCTTCAACTCCAACTTCACATCCATTCCGAGTGCTAGTCCCCATCAGCAAACACAGGGAAATACTTTGCCAGTCATAACAACCATTAACTGGACCATAACATAAGCCCACCAAAGACAGGGGCAAAACAGGATAGAACGAACAGGACGACGACTCTTCGGGTCAGGTGAATGTGTGTCCTTTGGTCAAACAGGGACTTGTTTAACATTGTCACTCGACGAGTCACGACGGCGAGTACGGGGGTTAGAAACCACGTATCCGGCTGGCTAGACACCAAAGCCGATGCCAACGAAACTAGCgactgccgccgctgctgcagcgcaTTAACCGGCAGATTGGGAGTCGGGGGCAGGCACAAAGCTCCAGCAGATGTGGCCAACTTGTAGGGGAGCTTTTTTTCCTTCATTTCCTTCAACTGGAAGGGCGACAAAGTCGCATATGTAATTGGACTGCGGCGGATGGGGTTGAGTGTGGGCTAAAAGCAGGGGGgagccagaagcagaagcagaagcagatatgactacgactacgactacgacgaccAGGGCGAcatgcaaacaaacaaacaaaggcaGACGTCGGGACAGGCCAGGACCGAACCccggaccagaccagaccaagTGGGGACCAGGAGTCACATCAGAGCAGTGAAATTTGGAATGTTCTGGCCCCGGTTTGgcataaatttgaattttcaacATGGACAACCAAAGTGCTTCTGCTCGGCAATTGTTGGAGCATTTTGCATCACAATCTCATGGCCAatgttcctgctcctgctgctgctcctgctttaGCTTCTGCTTTAGTGTGGGTTCCTGGTCCTGGGTCCTAGTCCTGCTTCTGGTACGGctgttgtggtttttgtggCCATGCCTGGCTGGTGGTTGTTTGGTTTGGCCTTTCGCCTGCGCTTTTTTCCTGCACCAGATATGTGCTAAACTGATTTCTGCTTTCCGTATATGTACGTATTGGTCTCGTAATCTGAACTTTTGCATGTGCGAGACCCCAACGGGGCACGCCCACCATCCCACCAACCCCCCACACCCATGGTCAGCATGCCTGCCAACTAGAGTGAGTGTTTGTAAATGCCCCGAAAAACAGGCGCAATTACAATGTTGTTTGCCCTCTCGCTGCAAATGAGTTGGTCAACATGTTTGGCTTTTATTCTTCTTTTGCAACCCCGAATGTTGTGTTACTCGTACCAATTCTTTTCCACTGGAAACTCTTCAAATTTTAAAGCACACATCTGCAACTCCATTATATCCTTctctatacatacatatatttatttagcttCTTAAAGTATAatgcaagcaaacaaaactttCAGCAAAGTGGTCTGATATATTGAATTGCTCTCATTTAATCTAATAAATGCTGAAATCGATACGATTATATCTTATCAAAATCTGTATTTAAGTTGAACAGCTGGTCAATCAATAGGTACTTTTCAAGTACCGCACAAAGCACATGTACTACGTTTTGTACTTCGTTTCTTTTCACTCTACTCATACATCAAACTCGTACTTATTGTACACTTCATGCCCCATTGATCCTTTGCATCTTGGCTCACAGCTGCGCCGTTCGGGCCTTGTAGTAAACATTCAGACGTTCCGCTTCACGCCATCCCGTCTCCACGGCCCCATGCACGGTGGAGTAGTAGTGCTTGTGGGAGGACTCTCCGGCGAACTGAAGGCGTGGCCGACCGCCGACATCCATCAGCGGAGCTTCCAGATCCCAGGCACCTGTACGCAGCTCGTCCGTGTAGGTGGAGCGGAAGGTGTAGCTACCGCGGAAGTTGGGATTCGCATGCCACTGGGTGCGCAGGAAGCGTTGTGGAGGAGCCACATCGAAGGGCAGGAACTTGCGGAAGAGCCAAAGCAAGCCCTGCAGAACCGTCTCCTCGGTGAGCGTCTCCATGTGGCGTGCATGGGCTCCAATAATCCATCCCTGCAAAATGCGGGGCTGGTGCGAGACGGGATAGAATCCAAAGACACTCTCCAGCCAAAACAGCTCCGAGCCGCGCAGCTCGTCCAGATCCTTCTTCAGCCAGAGGCAGTTGAAGCCGGGCCAGTCTTCGGGCAGGGGCGGGGCAGTGAACTCTAGGAAGAACTTATCAACCGTTCCCAGCTTGAGGCCGTCGATAGCCCGCACCTTTGCCGCGGGGAGGTTGGGCACAAAGAGATTTCTATGCTGCTCCTTCAGTACTCCCAGGGAGACGGTGCAGATGACGTGATCCGCTGTGTGAATCTCCCCATTCCAGCAACGGATCTTCAGCTCGTCGGCTCCCTCCCAGTTGATCTCGGCAATGCGCTTATTGAGCAGCACGTGTCCCTTGAGCACGCCCAGATCTTCTGGCTGAGCGTCCTGGGCTTTCATCAAAACTCTGAGGAACTGCTTGTAGCCCTTCTGCCGCCAGTTGAGCAACAGTTCGCCCTCACACAGCCAGTACTCCAGGTGTCCGCGCCCAGACACTTCGTACAGGTGATCAGCGGCTTCCACAGACGCCTCAAACTTGTGGAATACTTCGAGGAACTCCTCGGCGATGGTGCGGTCGATGGGCGGCAGCTTGGCCAGCTCCTTCCAGTACTTCATGTCCAGGTAGTCACCCAGGGAGCCGTCATAGCTCCCCAGATCCGTCTGTCTCTCCGGAATGGAGTTGAACGCGATTGTCTTCAGCGGTTCCGCGATCGCCTCGGGCAGCACTTCCCCGTTGGATCGCACGCACTTGAAGTTGTCGTAGTGGGGCTCCGTCGCCTCCAGCATATTCTGATCTTTAACCCGCTGGTACACCACGTTTCCCTGCTCGCCGTGACACCACTGGGCGCCCAGATCCACGACGTTGTCCGCGAATGGGATCGTATGGATGCGTCCGCCGATGCGGTCCTCCGcctcgagcagcagcacattTCGGAACCCCTGCTCCAACAAGCGGGTGGCGGCCGCGATACCCGCCGATCCTGCCCCGA
The sequence above is a segment of the Drosophila pseudoobscura strain MV-25-SWS-2005 chromosome X, UCI_Dpse_MV25, whole genome shotgun sequence genome. Coding sequences within it:
- the Adgf-B gene encoding adenosine deaminase 2 — encoded protein: MSKYLPRLAFCVGRPGLMALRHDSTDCAKIGHTTVSMSRSLRKTSPSAYKILRNTVAKLEQMIGMGHRVRLNEKELAANAVIMAVKKEEIKRGLLDPSKFSPGQHIFQTLNHIRKSPIFNILKKMPKGGVLHAHDTALCSTEFLIELTYRENLWICTTDKGCKAIAFRFALEKPTMKAIEACSWEPMEDFRQRHGEENVRRYFQQRFSMYPLSNFTSNNQAWSHFMGIFILLDGLLCYAPVWGDYYYNALKEFYEDGVQYLELRSLLPPLYCIGGEILDIRDTVAIYEAEMERFKASHPDFIGSKLIYAPLRGVEPKVVEEYVKTAADLNKEFPDFMIGFDLVGQEELGRPLIEFVEPLLKMPEHINFYFHAGETNWFGSPIDENLIDAILLGTKRIGHGYAITKHTLSMQLCRLLDIAIEVCPVSNQVLQLGVDYRNHPAALMIAANVPIVISSDDPSFWRVAPLSHDFYFAFLGIAPMQADLRFLKCLALNSIRYSALKGEEKDEAFSKWQKLWDKWIDNVISNK
- the LOC4813106 gene encoding spermine oxidase, giving the protein MSLCTAPPAIVPRSMWGKNKETARIVIIGAGASGIAAATRLLEQGFRNVRILEAEDRIGGRIHTIPFADNAIDLGAQWCHGEQGNVVYERVKELDLLDRTGNPTMHFFRSNKETLGEDQAKALKNFMDASSTLTDADYEGSVGDYLTQKYWKEFPTMDRVVAKEILDCIKKMICSSDACDHLFELSPQNHLTFAESEGDPNLNWRGKGYKQFLRVLMNVQDDDPEDLGVLKGHVLFNKRIAEINWEGADELMIRCWNGEILTADHVICTVSLGVLKEQHRNLFVPNLPAAKVRAIDGLKLGTVDKFLLEFSEQPMPESLLSFNFLWLEADLLELRGTENFWLEGICGFHRVGHQPRLIEGWIIGAHARHMETLTEEKVLLGLLWLFRKFLSFDVPHPKRFLRSQWHSHPNFRGSYSFQPTYADELRTGRWDLESPLADVSGRPRLQFAGEASSRTHFSTVHGAVETGWREADRLNEFYKVRA
- the LOC4813251 gene encoding spermine oxidase-like; amino-acid sequence: MSAASLRLLSKTKQTARIIIVGAGSAGIAAATRLLEQGFRNVLLLEAEDRIGGRIHTIPFADNVVDLGAQWCHGEQGNVVYQRVKDQNMLEATEPHYDNFKCVRSNGEVLPEAIAEPLKTIAFNSIPERQTDLGSYDGSLGDYLDMKYWKELAKLPPIDRTIAEEFLEVFHKFEASVEAADHLYEVSGRGHLEYWLCEGELLLNWRQKGYKQFLRVLMKAQDAQPEDLGVLKGHVLLNKRIAEINWEGADELKIRCWNGEIHTADHVICTVSLGVLKEQHRNLFVPNLPAAKVRAIDGLKLGTVDKFFLEFTAPPLPEDWPGFNCLWLKKDLDELRGSELFWLESVFGFYPVSHQPRILQGWIIGAHARHMETLTEETVLQGLLWLFRKFLPFDVAPPQRFLRTQWHANPNFRGSYTFRSTYTDELRTGAWDLEAPLMDVGGRPRLQFAGESSHKHYYSTVHGAVETGWREAERLNVYYKARTAQL